The sequence below is a genomic window from Thermodesulfobacteriota bacterium.
CCGAACACCGACGCCGCGTTCCGGATGTTCATGGCCTCCATCGCGCACGATTTCCTGCAGGCGGCCCGCAGGAGGAGCGCATCGTCCTGGAGGCGGCACTCGAGGACCCGGATCGCCCCCGCGTACTCCCGGTCGAGCGCTTCGGCGAGGCGGAGCATGGCGGAGAGGGACCGGACGACGTCGCGATCGCGCTTGGGGAGCGCCTCGAACTCCGGGTGGCTCGCGGCGGGCACGGCTTTCCGGTGATACCGGGCGATCCCGGCCACGGCCAGCCGTTCCGCCGGCGAAAGGCCCACGATTTCCGTGTTGGCGATGATGTAGTGGCTGTGCTTGTGGTGGCCTCGGACGCCGATGAAGTAGCCGATGTCGTGCAGCAGCGCCGCAGCCTCGAGGTGGATCCGTTCCCGCTTCCCGTACCCGTGGAGCGATTCGGTCGCGTCGAACAGATGCAGCGACAGCTCGGCGACCTTCTCCGCGTGCTTCTGATCGAGCCGGTACCTCGCGCTCATCCCCCGGCACGACACGCAGACCTGTTCTCTCAGGTCGAGAAGATGCTCGACCCCTTTTTCCCGTTCGAGGATCTCGAGGACGATGCCGTCCTTGAGGCTCACGCGGGGGACCAGGATCTCCTCGGAGCCGTTCAGCTCGGCGATCCGGTGGTAGACGAAGCAGGCCGGCAGGATGACGTCGGCCCGGTCCTCCCGCAGGCCGTACCGCTCCATGCGGTTTTTCAGCGACATCCCGGAGAGCTCCTCCATCAGGCGGCGAAGCTGCCCGGCCCGGATCCGGACGGTGTCCGGATAGTCCGGGTGCGGCTCCGCGCGGACGTCGGGGATGGCGGCGACCGCCTCGATGTTCCCGCCGGTCGCGACGAACAGGGCGGCCTTCCTGCCGTTTTTCCACCGGGAGAGCTTCATGCCGATCAGGTCCATGTACTCGTTCAGGAGCTGTCCGGCCCCCCGCAGTTCGTCCTCGGCGGAGGAGAGCATGTCCAGCAGGCGCACCGCCCCGAAGTTGTGCGAATCGGCCAGGGTGATCTTCCCGTTCTCTACGAAGGTGATCTCCACCGAGCCGCCGCCGAGGTCCACGATGAGCGCGGTCTTTTTCGCGAGCGGGATCTTCCGGCCGACGGCGAGGGTGATCAGCCGGGCCTCCTCCTCGCCGTCGATGATCTCGACGCGGACGCCCGAGGCGCGCTCGAGGCGGGAAAGGAGGAGCTCCGCGTTCGAGGCCTCCCTCGTGGCGGAGGTGGCGACCGCCCGCACGGTCTGGACGCCGTGGGTCTTGAGGAGCTGGCGGAACCGCCGGAAGGCGGCCTCGGCCCGTCGCAGGTTCTCTTCCCGGATCTTCCCGGTCAGGAAGACGTCGCCTCCCAGGCGGATCGGCTCCCGGAGATTTTCGAGGACGCGGTACGGGGATTCGCCGCCGGTCTCCACGACGTAGAACCGGATCGCGTTGGACCCGATGTCGACGGCGGCGATCCGGGCGATGGCCGGCCCCCCCTTCGCTTCCATCGTTTCCATAAGATTATCACGGCCGGTATTTCGAAACGTTCAGCTCCTCCATCCTGCCCGTCACGACGAATACGGCCCTCTCCGCGAGATTCGTCGCCCGGTCCGCGATCCGCTCGAGGTTGTGGGAGACCCACAGCAGATAGGTGGCCCCCTCGATGATGTGGGGGCTTCCGATCATGAGGAGCAGCAGCTCCCGGTAGACCTGGTTGTGCAGGGCGTCGATCTCGTCGTCCTCGCCGCAGATGGCGCGCGCATTTTCGGCATCGCGGGCCGCGAACGCGTCGAGGGTCCGTTCGAGCATCGACAGCACCTTCTCCGCCATGCGGGGGATGTCGATCAGCGGCTTGACCAGCGGCTTTCCCTCGAGCAGGAGGGTGATCCTGGCGATCCCTTCCGCATGGTCCCCCATCCGCTCCAGGTCGGTGGACATGATGAGGATCGAGCCGATGGTCCGCAGGTCGACGGCCGCGGGCTGCTGCGTCGCGATGAGGTCGAAGCACCGCTCCTCGATCTCGAAGCGCTTCCGGTTGATCTCGAGATCGTTCCGGACGACCTCCCGCGCCGCCGCCAGGTCCCGGTTCTTCAGCGACTCCACGGCCCGGCGGATCGCCGCGCCCACCATCCGGCCCAGGAGCTGGAACTCCTCCTCGAGCGCCCGGAGGGCCTGGATATATGCGTCCCGCGTCATCGTTCCTCCCTGCCGCCGGGGTTGCGGATCAGCCGAACCGCCCGGTGACGTAGTCCTCGGTCAGCTTGTCGGACGGGTTGGTGAAGATCTTCTTCGTCAGGTCGTATTCGACGATCTCCCCGAGCATGAAGAATGCGGTGTTCTCGGAGATCCGGGCCGCCTGCTGCATGTTGTGGGTCACCACGACCACGGTGTACTCCTTCCGGAGCTCGAACGACAGGTCCTCGATCTTTCCCGTCGAGATCGGGTCGAGCGCGGAGCACGGCTCGTCCATCAGGATCGCCTCGGGCTGCACCGCGAGGGCCCGCGCGATGCACAGGCGCTGCTGCTGCCCGCCGGACAGGGCGAGAGCGGAGTGGTCGAGGGAGTCCTTGACCTCGTCCCACAGGGCGGCCTTCCGGAGCGACGCCTCGACCGTCCCGTCGATCACGGACCGCGATCCGATCCCCTGGATCCGCAGGCCGAAGGCGATGTTCTCGTAGATGCTTTTCGGGAACGGGTTCGGCTTCTGGAACACCATGCCGATCTTGCGGCGGACGTCGATGACGTCCACCCCCCGGGCGTACAGGTCCTGCCGGTCGTACGAGACCTTGCCCGTCATCCGGAAGGAGGGGACGAGGTCGTTCATCCGGTTCAGGCAGCGCAGGAGCGTGCTTTTCCCGCACCCGGAAGGGCCGATCAGCGCGGTGGTGGACCGCGCGGGGATCGAGAAGGAGACGTTCCGCACGGCCTGCTTCGCCCCGTAATGGACCGACAGGTTCTCGATGTGGAAGGCCTGCTCCGTCACCGCCGACTCCACTTCGGTTACCATCGGATCTTCCGCTGGTGCCTGTGCCGTAGCCATATCGCCGCTCCGTTGATGAGCAGGGTGATGAACAGAAGAACGATGATGCCGGCCGCCGCGTTCACGAGGAATCCCTTCTGGGGCCGCGACACCCAGTTGAAGATCTGGATGGGCATCGCGGTGAACGGATCCATGGGGCCCTGCGGGAGGAAGGCGATGTAGGTCAGCGCCCCGATCGTGATCAGGGGGGCGGTCTCCCCGATGGCCCTCGAAACGGACAGGATGACCCCCGTCATGATGCCGCCCCATGCGGCGGGAAGGATCTGTCCCCGGATGACCTGCCACTTCGTGGCTCCGAGGGCGTAGGCCCCCTCGCGGATCGACATCGGGATGGCCCGCAGCGCCTCCCGGGTGGCCATGATGATCATCGGCAGGAGGAGGAGGGCGAGCGTCAGCCCCCCCGCCAGGATGCTCCTTCCGAGGGAGAGCCAGCGGACGAAGAGGCCGAGCCCGAGCAGCCCGTAGATGATCGAAGGCACTCCGGCGAGGTTGGCGATGTTGATCTCGAGGAGGTGGTGAAGCCAGTTCTTCCGGCTGTACTCCTCCAGGTGAACGGCCGCGGCCACCCCGACGGGGACGGCCACGAGGACCGTCGTCGCCACGACCCAGAGGGAACCGGCGATGGAGGAAAGGAAACCGGCCTCGGCGGGCTTTCTCGACGGGAAGCTCGTGAGGAACTGCCAGGAGATCCTTCCCGCTCCGTCCGTCAGGACGTCCGCCAGCAGGACCGCGAGGACCCCCAGGCCAATCAGCGTCGTGGCGAGCCCCGCCAGGGCAAAGGCCTTGTCGACCAGCCGATCCCGCGTTTTCCGGTTCCAGGCGCTCACGGGGTCCCCTGTCAGTCGTACACTTCGCGGAACTTCCGCTTGAGCAGGTGGCTCGCCACGTTCAGGGCGAGGGTGAGCAGGAACAGGGACATCCCGGCGGCGAAGATCGTCTTGTATTCGATCGTCCCCGTCGGGGTGTCGCCGAGGCTCACCTGCACGATGTACGCGGTCACCGCCTGGATCGGCTCCAGGGGGTTGAGCGTCAGTCTCGGCTGCATGCCGGCCGCGATGGCCAGGATCATCGTTTCCCCCACGGCGCGCGAGATGCCCAGGATGAAGGCGGCCGCCACCCCGGACAGGGAGGCGGGGACGACGACCCGGGTCGCCGTCTGGAACCGCGTGGCCCCGACCGAAAGGGCGCCTTCCCGAAGGCCCATCGGGACGGCGTGCATCGCGTCCTCGCTCAGCGAGGAGATGGTGGGGACGATCATGACCCCCATGACCAGCCCCGCCGACAGGGCGTTGAACCCGGCGATCTCCGGAAAGATCCCCCGGAGGAGGGGAGTCACGAACAGGAGGGCGAAGTAGCCGTACACCACCGTGGGGACGGCCGCGAGGAGCTCCAGGACCGGCTTCACGACGCTGCGGACCCCCGCGGGGGCGTATTCGCTCAGGTAGATGGCGCTGACCAGCCCCACGGGCAGCGCGGCGGCCATGGCGATCGTCGTGGTGAGAAAGGTGCCGCAGAACAGCGGGAGGATCCCGAAATGCTTGTCGTCGAAGAGCGGGGTCCACTGCGTCGACGTGAGGAACTCGAGGAGGGGGACCTCCCGGAAGAACTCCCAGGTCTCGAAGAACAGGACGGCCACGATGCCCAGCGTGGTGAGGACGGAGAAGAGGGCGCTCGCGAGGAGCGCCCCCTCCACCACCCGTTCCCTGATTCTCAAGGCGAAGCGCCGGGGCATGGTCCTCGGCTCACTTCCCCTCTTTCTTCAGCAGGTCCTCGATCCGGACGCCGACCTGGGCGCCGTGCCCCCCGAAGACCGAGCCCGCCATCCGCTTGTCGAACCGCGCCTGGCCGAGGGTGTACGCTTCCTTCGGAAGCGACACGTAGCCGACTTCCTTCGAGAGCTTCCCGCCCTGCTGCATGTAGAACTTCACGAACCGCTGGACCTCGGGCTTCTCAGCCGACTTCGCGTTGACGTAGATGAATATCGGCCGGGCGAGCGGCTGGTACGTCCCCTTCACGACGTTCTCGTAGGTCGGGAGCTGCGGCCCCTTCCCGTTGGCGTCCTTCCCGTCGTCGACGGCGACCAGCTTCAGCTTGTCCTTGTTGTTCTCGTAATACGCCACGCCGAAGTAGCCCAGGCCGCCCGCGTCCGACGCGATGCCCTGGACCAGGATGTTGTCGTCCTCGCTCGCCGTGAAGTCGCTCCGGCTGGCCTTCTCCTTGCCGTTGATCGCCTCGGTGAAGTAGTCGAACGTCCCCGAATCGGTGCCGGGGCCGTACAGGCGGATCGGCTTGTCCGGCCACGAGGGGCGCACGTCGTTCCACTTCATGACCTTCCCCTGGGCCGCCGGCTCCCAGATCTTCTTCAGCTCCGCGACGGTCATGTGGTCGACCCAGTCGTTCTTCGGGTTGATCAGGACGGCGAGGCCGTCGTAGGCGACCGGCAGCTCGATGTACCGGATCCCCTTCTCGCCGCACAGCTTCACCTCCGACTCCTTGATCGGCCGGGAGGCGTCGCTGATGTCGGTTTCGCCCACGCAGAACTTCTTGAACCCGCCGCCGGTTCCGGAGATCCCCACCGTGACCTTGACCGCGCCCTTCTCCGCCTTCTGGAATTCCTCCGCGACCGCCTCGGTGATCGGGAACACCGTCGAGGAGCCGTCGACCTTGATCAGGTTCTCGGCGCCCGCCGGGGTCCCCCATGCGGCCGCCAGCACGGCCAGCGCGACGCAAAGCAGCAGCCCGAAACGCTTTTCCATTCCTTTCGATCCTCCTTTTCCTGTGGTGGCAACGCACAACGGGATTGGAGGTCGATGTTAGGGGGCGCAGTTCAAGCGGGGATGACGCCGGTGTGAAGATGGCGTCAAGATCGGGGGGCGGTCAGGCCGGTCCGCGGTGCCGGATGTCCTTTCCCTTCACCATGAAGATGACGTCCTCGCAGACGTTCGTGGCGTGGTCGGCGATCCGCTCGAGGTGGCGGGAGACCAAAATCAGGTCCATCGCCCGGGGGATCGTGGAAGGGTCGGCCGTCATGTAGGTGAGCAGCTCCCGGAACACCTGGTCCTTGAGCTGGTCCACGATGTCGTCCCGGAGGACCGTCCGCTGCGCCAGGTCGGCGTCGCCGTTCACGAAGGCGTCGAGGGCGTCCTTGAGCATCTCCTGGGCGGTCTCGGCCATCCGGGGGATGTCGATCAGCGGTTTCAGGGGAGGGACGGCGAGCAGCCGCTCGGCGTTCTCGGTGATGTTGATCGCGAGGTCGCCGATCCGCTCCATGTCCACGATGATCTTCATCGCCGCGGTGATGAACCGCAGGTCGTTCGCGGCGGGCTGCCGCAGCGCGATGATCTCGAGGCACGCCTCGTCGATCTCGACGTGCATCTGGTTGACCTGCGTCTCCATCGACCGCACCGAGGGAAGCAGGTCCGCGTTCCGCTGCACCAGCGCCTGGGTGACCGTCCGGGTCATCTGCTCCGCCAGTCCCCCCATGCGGAGGACCATCTCCTTGAGCTCCGCGAGCTGCTCCGTGAAATGTTCCGAGATCCTCTTTGCCATCCCCCGGTCACCCCCTTCCGGTCATGCTTCCGCCGCGGTCATCCGAACCTTCCGGTGATGTACTCCTCGGTCCGCCGGTCCGCGGGGTTCGTGAATATCTTACCGCTCTTGTCCATCTCGATCAGCTCCCCGAGAAGGAAAAACGCGACGTTGTCGGAGATCCGCGCCGCCTGCTGCATGTTGTGGGTCACCACGACGATGGTGTACTTCTCGCTCAGATCCTCGATGAGCTCCTCGATCTTCGCGGTGGACACCGGGTCGAGGGCGGAGCACGGCTCGTCCATCAGCAGGACCTCCGGCTCCACCGCCAGGGCGCGGGCGATGCACAGGCGCTGCTGCTGGCCGCCGGAGAGGGAGACGCCGGGGCGGTCCAGGTGGTCCTTCACCTCGTTCCAGAGCGCCGCCATGTTGAGCGACTTCTCGACGACGCCCGCGAGCTCGCCGCGGGACATCTTCTTCCCGTTCAGCTTGAGGCCGACGGCGACGTTCTCGAACACCGACATCCGGGGGAACGGGTTCGGCTGCTGGAACACCATCCCGACCCTGCGCCGCAGGTTCACCGGGTCGATCTCGTCGGAGACGATGTTCCGGCCGTCCAGGAGGATCTTCCCCGACATGCGGAAATTCGGCGTCATGTCGTGCATCCGGTTCAGGCACCGGATGAAGGTGCTCTTCCCGCACCCCGACGGCCCCATGACGGAGGTGACCGAGTAGCGGGCGATGTCCATCCGGATGTCCTTGAGGACCTGGTGGTCGCCGAACCACCCGCTCAGGTTCCGGATCTCGAAGACGTTGTCCATGCCTTGCTCCTGCCTTATTTCCTTTCCCGGGTCATAAACCGGGCGCCGACATTGATGACGAGGACCAGGGTGATGAGGACCAGGGCGGCGGCCCATGCCTTGTCGTGCCAGTCCGCATACGGGGAGATGGCGTACGAGAACACCTGCAGCGGCATGGCCGCCATCGGCTGGTCGAGGCGGAGCTGCCAGAACTGGTTGCCTAAGATCGTGAACAGGAGGGGGGCCGTTTCCCCCACGATGCGCGCCATGGCCAGCAGGATCCCGGTGACGATCCCCGCCGAAGCGACGCGCACCACGATGTAGAGGGTCGTCTTCCACCGCTCGATCCCGAGGGCGAGCGCGGCTTCCCGGACCGACCTCGGAACGGTGCGCAGCATGTCCTCCGTCGTGCGGACGACGACGGGGATGAAGATCATCGTGAGCGCCGACGCGCCCGCCCAGGCGGAGAACCGCTTCATGGGGAGAACGACGAGGATGTACCCGAAGATGCCCATGATGATGGAGGGCACCCCCGTCAGCGAGTCCACCGTGAACCGGACGGCGGAGGCGAATTTCCCGCGGCCGTACTCCGCCAGGTAGATCCCGCACATCACCGCCATGGGGACGGACCACAGCATGGTGAGGAGAGTGACGATGAAGGAGCCGAGGATCCCGTTGGCGATGCCGCCTCCCGCCTCCCCGACGGGGCGGGGGAGGTCCGTCAGCAGGCTCCACCGGAGCTCCTTGGCCCCCTTGGCCACCAGGTCGAAGAAGATCAGGAACAGCGGCAGGATGACGAGGAACGCGCAGAGGTAAAAGATCCACCGCATTCCCGTGTCGACCGCCTTCCGGCGGAAGCCGATCGTCTTCATTTCCCCAGGTCCCCCCGGCCCGCGCCCCTGACCATCCTCTCGAGCATCCATTTGGCCGCGAGGTTGACAAGGAACGTCACCAGGAAGAGGAGCAGCCCGACCAGGATGAGGGAGGAAAGCTGGAGGTCCGCGGCTTCCGCGAACTCGTTGGCGATCACCGCCGCCATGGAGTACCCCTGCTGGAACAGGGAGAGGAAGATCTCCGGCCGGTTCCCGATGACCATCGTCACCGCCATCGTCTCCCCGAGGGCCCGGCCCAGCCCCAGCACCGTCGCCCCGAAGATGCCCGGAATGCAGTGCTGGCCGATGGAGATCCGGATCATCTCCCAGCGGGTGCCCCCCAGCGAGAGGACCGCCTCCTTCTGGCGGACGGGGACCGTCGCCAGGACCTCCCTGCTGACCGACAGAATGAACGGAACGATCATGATGGCCAGAAGCACGCCCGCCGCCAGCATGCTCGGGCCGTAGACGGGGCCCTTGAAGAGGGGGATCCAACCCAGGTGCTTCGAGACGGGCTTCATGAAGTGGTCCCGCAGCACCGGCACCAGGACGAAGATTCCCCACAGGCCGTAGATGACGCTCGGGATCGCCGCCAGCAGCTCCGCGAGCATCGAGACCGGCTTCCTGAGCCAGGCGGGGGCGTAATCGTTGATGAAGACGGCTCCCCCGACGCCCAGCGGCACCGCCATGAGGATCGCCAGGAACGAGGAGACCAGGGTGCCGTAGAGGAAGGGGAGCGCGCCGAATTCCTCGGCGACCGGATCCCAGGTGCGGGAGAGGAGGAACGACGCCCCGAACCTGCGGATCGCGGGCAGGGAAGCGTGCAGCAGGACCAGGAAAAGCAGCAGGCCGAGGGCCAGCACGAGGAACGCGAAGAACGCGGAGATCCTCTCGAAGATCCGGTCCTTGGATTTCCTCAAGGTCCGCTGGCCCATCGGCGGAGCGCCGCTAATAAAGCGACTTCCCTTTGTGGTGGATCTGCCGCAGCGCCTTGTCCACCATGTCCGCCACCGCTTTCGGCAGCGGGGCGTAATCGAGCGCCGCCTCCATCTTCTGCCCGTCGCGGATCGCCCATTTCAGGAACTGCACCAGCGCTTTCCCCCGGGCCTCGTCCTTCTGGTCCTTGTAGACCAGCAGCCATGTAAGTCCGGCGATCGGGTACGAATCCTTCCCCGGGGCGTCGACGATGGACACGCGGAAGTCCGCGGGCATCGTCTTGGCGGCTCCGGCCGCCGCCGCGGAGGTCGCCTCGATCGTCGGGGCGACGAACGCGCCGTCCCGGTTCCGGATCGAGGCCACGGCCATCTTGTTCTGCTTTGCGTACGCCAGCTCGACGTACCCCACGGCGCCCGGCGTCTGCTGGACCACGCCCGCGACGCCCTCGTTCCCCTTGCCGCCCAGCCCGACCGGCCACTTCACCGATTTCCCGCGGCCGACCTTGGCCCGCCATTCGGCGTTCACCGCCGACAGGTAGTTCGTGA
It includes:
- a CDS encoding Ppx/GppA phosphatase family protein — protein: METMEAKGGPAIARIAAVDIGSNAIRFYVVETGGESPYRVLENLREPIRLGGDVFLTGKIREENLRRAEAAFRRFRQLLKTHGVQTVRAVATSATREASNAELLLSRLERASGVRVEIIDGEEEARLITLAVGRKIPLAKKTALIVDLGGGSVEITFVENGKITLADSHNFGAVRLLDMLSSAEDELRGAGQLLNEYMDLIGMKLSRWKNGRKAALFVATGGNIEAVAAIPDVRAEPHPDYPDTVRIRAGQLRRLMEELSGMSLKNRMERYGLREDRADVILPACFVYHRIAELNGSEEILVPRVSLKDGIVLEILEREKGVEHLLDLREQVCVSCRGMSARYRLDQKHAEKVAELSLHLFDATESLHGYGKRERIHLEAAALLHDIGYFIGVRGHHKHSHYIIANTEIVGLSPAERLAVAGIARYHRKAVPAASHPEFEALPKRDRDVVRSLSAMLRLAEALDREYAGAIRVLECRLQDDALLLRAACRKSCAMEAMNIRNAASVFGEQFGIEMRLAVEPEG
- the phoU gene encoding phosphate signaling complex protein PhoU, producing the protein MTRDAYIQALRALEEEFQLLGRMVGAAIRRAVESLKNRDLAAAREVVRNDLEINRKRFEIEERCFDLIATQQPAAVDLRTIGSILIMSTDLERMGDHAEGIARITLLLEGKPLVKPLIDIPRMAEKVLSMLERTLDAFAARDAENARAICGEDDEIDALHNQVYRELLLLMIGSPHIIEGATYLLWVSHNLERIADRATNLAERAVFVVTGRMEELNVSKYRP
- the pstB gene encoding phosphate ABC transporter ATP-binding protein PstB — translated: MVTEVESAVTEQAFHIENLSVHYGAKQAVRNVSFSIPARSTTALIGPSGCGKSTLLRCLNRMNDLVPSFRMTGKVSYDRQDLYARGVDVIDVRRKIGMVFQKPNPFPKSIYENIAFGLRIQGIGSRSVIDGTVEASLRKAALWDEVKDSLDHSALALSGGQQQRLCIARALAVQPEAILMDEPCSALDPISTGKIEDLSFELRKEYTVVVVTHNMQQAARISENTAFFMLGEIVEYDLTKKIFTNPSDKLTEDYVTGRFG
- the pstA gene encoding phosphate ABC transporter permease PstA, whose protein sequence is MSAWNRKTRDRLVDKAFALAGLATTLIGLGVLAVLLADVLTDGAGRISWQFLTSFPSRKPAEAGFLSSIAGSLWVVATTVLVAVPVGVAAAVHLEEYSRKNWLHHLLEINIANLAGVPSIIYGLLGLGLFVRWLSLGRSILAGGLTLALLLLPMIIMATREALRAIPMSIREGAYALGATKWQVIRGQILPAAWGGIMTGVILSVSRAIGETAPLITIGALTYIAFLPQGPMDPFTAMPIQIFNWVSRPQKGFLVNAAAGIIVLLFITLLINGAAIWLRHRHQRKIRW
- the pstC gene encoding phosphate ABC transporter permease subunit PstC, whose translation is MPRRFALRIRERVVEGALLASALFSVLTTLGIVAVLFFETWEFFREVPLLEFLTSTQWTPLFDDKHFGILPLFCGTFLTTTIAMAAALPVGLVSAIYLSEYAPAGVRSVVKPVLELLAAVPTVVYGYFALLFVTPLLRGIFPEIAGFNALSAGLVMGVMIVPTISSLSEDAMHAVPMGLREGALSVGATRFQTATRVVVPASLSGVAAAFILGISRAVGETMILAIAAGMQPRLTLNPLEPIQAVTAYIVQVSLGDTPTGTIEYKTIFAAGMSLFLLTLALNVASHLLKRKFREVYD
- a CDS encoding PstS family phosphate ABC transporter substrate-binding protein; the encoded protein is MEKRFGLLLCVALAVLAAAWGTPAGAENLIKVDGSSTVFPITEAVAEEFQKAEKGAVKVTVGISGTGGGFKKFCVGETDISDASRPIKESEVKLCGEKGIRYIELPVAYDGLAVLINPKNDWVDHMTVAELKKIWEPAAQGKVMKWNDVRPSWPDKPIRLYGPGTDSGTFDYFTEAINGKEKASRSDFTASEDDNILVQGIASDAGGLGYFGVAYYENNKDKLKLVAVDDGKDANGKGPQLPTYENVVKGTYQPLARPIFIYVNAKSAEKPEVQRFVKFYMQQGGKLSKEVGYVSLPKEAYTLGQARFDKRMAGSVFGGHGAQVGVRIEDLLKKEGK
- the phoU gene encoding phosphate signaling complex protein PhoU, giving the protein MAKRISEHFTEQLAELKEMVLRMGGLAEQMTRTVTQALVQRNADLLPSVRSMETQVNQMHVEIDEACLEIIALRQPAANDLRFITAAMKIIVDMERIGDLAINITENAERLLAVPPLKPLIDIPRMAETAQEMLKDALDAFVNGDADLAQRTVLRDDIVDQLKDQVFRELLTYMTADPSTIPRAMDLILVSRHLERIADHATNVCEDVIFMVKGKDIRHRGPA
- the pstB gene encoding phosphate ABC transporter ATP-binding protein PstB, yielding MDNVFEIRNLSGWFGDHQVLKDIRMDIARYSVTSVMGPSGCGKSTFIRCLNRMHDMTPNFRMSGKILLDGRNIVSDEIDPVNLRRRVGMVFQQPNPFPRMSVFENVAVGLKLNGKKMSRGELAGVVEKSLNMAALWNEVKDHLDRPGVSLSGGQQQRLCIARALAVEPEVLLMDEPCSALDPVSTAKIEELIEDLSEKYTIVVVTHNMQQAARISDNVAFFLLGELIEMDKSGKIFTNPADRRTEEYITGRFG
- the pstA gene encoding phosphate ABC transporter permease PstA; translated protein: MKTIGFRRKAVDTGMRWIFYLCAFLVILPLFLIFFDLVAKGAKELRWSLLTDLPRPVGEAGGGIANGILGSFIVTLLTMLWSVPMAVMCGIYLAEYGRGKFASAVRFTVDSLTGVPSIIMGIFGYILVVLPMKRFSAWAGASALTMIFIPVVVRTTEDMLRTVPRSVREAALALGIERWKTTLYIVVRVASAGIVTGILLAMARIVGETAPLLFTILGNQFWQLRLDQPMAAMPLQVFSYAISPYADWHDKAWAAALVLITLVLVINVGARFMTRERK
- the pstC gene encoding phosphate ABC transporter permease subunit PstC codes for the protein MGQRTLRKSKDRIFERISAFFAFLVLALGLLLFLVLLHASLPAIRRFGASFLLSRTWDPVAEEFGALPFLYGTLVSSFLAILMAVPLGVGGAVFINDYAPAWLRKPVSMLAELLAAIPSVIYGLWGIFVLVPVLRDHFMKPVSKHLGWIPLFKGPVYGPSMLAAGVLLAIMIVPFILSVSREVLATVPVRQKEAVLSLGGTRWEMIRISIGQHCIPGIFGATVLGLGRALGETMAVTMVIGNRPEIFLSLFQQGYSMAAVIANEFAEAADLQLSSLILVGLLLFLVTFLVNLAAKWMLERMVRGAGRGDLGK
- the pstS gene encoding phosphate ABC transporter substrate-binding protein PstS; the protein is MCRFSGFLAGILAILALSAGAAPADAAELAINGAGATFPYPLYSKWFYEYSNANPGVKFNYQSIGSGGGIKQITAGTVDFGASDAPMTEEELGKLPGPILHLPTAIGAVAVVYNVQGVGSGLKLTQDILAEIFLGKITRWNDPKIFELNKEMRLPNADIVVAHRSDGSGTTDIFTNYLSAVNAEWRAKVGRGKSVKWPVGLGGKGNEGVAGVVQQTPGAVGYVELAYAKQNKMAVASIRNRDGAFVAPTIEATSAAAAGAAKTMPADFRVSIVDAPGKDSYPIAGLTWLLVYKDQKDEARGKALVQFLKWAIRDGQKMEAALDYAPLPKAVADMVDKALRQIHHKGKSLY